TTTCCAGACTCGTATTTTGAGATGCAAGAGTGTCCCACGTACTCGAAAGGCGTTCTTCCGTACTCCGCAGACGACGGGCCAACTTCGGGGCAGGCTGTGAAATACGAGCGCGACGAAGACACACAGACGCTTACAGTCAAACTCAAAACCCCTGACACGCTCAAACCCGAGACTCGTGGTGACTGGACGTGGACTGAACACGAGTTGGACGGCTACGAAGCGTTCCACGAACTCCTCGAACACGGCAGTCTCTCCGCACCCTCATTCCACCCCACGCAGACAAAAACTGGAGACAACTACTACGACCTCTCGTTCCCAATCGAAGTCGAACACCAAGAGAAAACTGATGACGTTGAAACTGTCTTAGCGATTGATGGAGGTCTCAGAAAAGACGCCACCGCAGTCGTCGTGAACGAAGATGGGGAACAACTCTCTGTCCCGCATTTCATCCAGAACACGGAGCGAGAGCGAATGAGGAATCTCGCTCGTGAACGCAACCAACTCAACTCCAAGTTGGCATATTTGCGCCGTCAGGGGCGTGACCACACGGATTCGTTCAACCACGTTCAGGCAGAGTACGAGCGTGTGAACAACAAGATTCGGCACAAGCGAGAGCAGTTGGTTCACGATGTTGCAAACCAAGTTCTTGCGCTCGCGTTGGTGTACGACGTGGATGCGATTGTTCACGAAGACTTGCGGAGTCTCTCACCGCCTCGTGGTGAGGGACAACTTTCGTGGGAACTCAGTTCGTGGGCGCGTCGAGAGATAATCTCAAAAATTGAGTATCGAGCGGGAATCGCTGGACTGCACGTGGAGCGAGTGCATCCGGGTAACACGTCTCGGTCGTGTCCACGATGTGGTGCGACTGGTCACACTACGAAGTCGCCTGACCACTCGTTTGAGGTGTGGTGGGGTGGGCACTTCCGGTGTGATAATGCCCGGTGCGGTTATCAAGCCGACCGAGATTACGTTGGTGCTGTCAACGTGGCTCGCGTGTTTTACAGTAACTCGGCAACGCTGGAACACGGTTTTAGGTCCTCGTATATCGGGGATTCTGAAATCGTGCCAGCTAGCCGTTCCGCTGGCTCGCGTCTCGCGTTCGGTGACGCTCCCGTAGCGTATCTCGGACAGTCGGAACAAGATGTGACTGCTGGTGGTGGGTCGGCGTATATCGCGCCCGCTGTCACCCCGACAGAGACGAAAAACAATAGTAGCAAACCTTCCTCGTCAAGCCCAGCGACGTGTGGTGTGTCCCGTTTTGCACGGGTCACTACCAATTGCTACCGAAAATAGGAACGGTTCGCCCGCGATACGACGTGTGCAAACTCGATCCGCTCACTCACCGATCGCGAGACAGTGAAACACGTCGGTGAGGTCGACGCGTTCGGTCCGTGGTGGGAGCAGATCCTCGGGCAGGTGGAACTCGTCGCCAACGACCTCTATGCGTTCATCACCGACGCACAGGAGATTACGGTAGAGTTCACCCAGATGCCGTTCGACGTCGAAGAGTTCTACACGCTTCTGAGCTTCCCAGCGTATCTCTCAGAACGAGCAGCGAGTGACGCCAGAGCGAACGCATCAACTCCGTTCGAGATCGATATGTGGACGCTCCATTCGGGAGCCACCTACGCCCTGACGCACTTTTTCACTGGGAAGGAAGGGTCGGCACTCGACGGATACGTCAGAGCGGCCAACGACCTCCTGTTCAATCCTGAGGCGAGCCTCTCACGCGTCGAACAGGCCTATGAACGGGAGGCAGAGTCGGAAACCGACGGCGCCGGACAGACCGGACTGGAAAGCCAGTTGGCACTCGCACAGATCGAGCGTGTCAGCAACGGCGTTCAGGAGAAAGCGACCCAATTCGAGGAGCGTGAAGAGACACTACGGGAACGGTTCGCTGGCCCGGTGGAGTAGCTCTGTTCAAATAATACAGAGGCGCACTGTAGGAGCTGAACGTATCGATGGGAAGAACGTGCGTATCGAGCGACGAAAAGAGAGGTGAGCAAGACCACGTTAGAAGTCGCTGTGATTCTACGGGCAGGAGCACGACATGTCGACGATATCGGTGTCATCGAGTTCGATCTGTGCCTGGTGACATCCTCCCCGGCGTAAACGACGGGGCTTCCCGTAACCGCAAGTTGGGATATTTGCCGGTCTACGACACGACCTGTTCTCGCGGTGCGAACGCACCACTCTCTGAATCGAACAAGTATGTCGATGGCTGTGCCACACAGCCGTTACTCCTATCCTCGCCGTGAGGACTCGGAGTTATCTTCTGGCGCATGTTCTCCGCCCCGTTGCAATCCGCATTCCCGACCAACCCGCACGACGAGCAGACGTACAGGCCACGGTGCTTGCGGTTCA
This Salinigranum marinum DNA region includes the following protein-coding sequences:
- a CDS encoding transposase translates to MASTHLSLSIRLPFEEQERHARLDTLTTHVANTLIEQYWTPEHLEGIDDYSYQAWKYFDEDEAFANVGLYLPSRYKRCVMQKVGETLRSHADKRKAFQSIQSVLPDLKIRRIYSRRIKEQLWDSATYLKSGYVDLLIGQLNSYYDRHGRFPDSYFEMQECPTYSKGVLPYSADDGPTSGQAVKYERDEDTQTLTVKLKTPDTLKPETRGDWTWTEHELDGYEAFHELLEHGSLSAPSFHPTQTKTGDNYYDLSFPIEVEHQEKTDDVETVLAIDGGLRKDATAVVVNEDGEQLSVPHFIQNTERERMRNLARERNQLNSKLAYLRRQGRDHTDSFNHVQAEYERVNNKIRHKREQLVHDVANQVLALALVYDVDAIVHEDLRSLSPPRGEGQLSWELSSWARREIISKIEYRAGIAGLHVERVHPGNTSRSCPRCGATGHTTKSPDHSFEVWWGGHFRCDNARCGYQADRDYVGAVNVARVFYSNSATLEHGFRSSYIGDSEIVPASRSAGSRLAFGDAPVAYLGQSEQDVTAGGGSAYIAPAVTPTETKNNSSKPSSSSPATCGVSRFARVTTNCYRK